GGGCGCAAGCCTGACGAGGTCGGCCGACGGCTCTGAAGCACGCCGGTTTGACACGGAACCACGCCGTCATTCCGGGCGGGCTGAAGGCCCGAGCCCGGAACCCATGAACACCAGCCCATCGAAAGACGCGATCCAACGAGGCTTCTCGTACGATCCAGTGTTCATGGGTTCCGGGCTCTTCGCTGACGCGAAGCCCCGGAATGACGTTGTGGTCCCAGTCAAGCCCGGCAGGCTCTAAACCGCGCGGTTCTGCCGGATCAGATCGTCGAAGGCGTGGTTCAGGCTCTCCGCCTGGCGGGACAGCGTTCCGGCCACGTCGAGCACGTCATGCACCGCCTTTCCGGCCTGCTGCGCGCTGTCGCTCAACTGCACGATGGTTTCGGCGTTCTCCTGCGTGCCCATCGCCGCCTGATCGGCGCTGCGGGCGATCTCCTGCGTCGCGGCGCGCTGCTCGTCGATGCTGGCCGCGACCGCACCCGCGATCCCGTTCACCTGGCTGGCGAAGGCGACGATGCTCTCGATCGCGGCGACCGCCTCGCGCGTCGCAGCCTGCATGGCCGGGACCTGGGCCGCGATCTCGTCAGTGGCCTTGGCGGTGCGCGCCGAAAGCTGCTTCACCTCGGTTGCGACGACGGCGAAGCCGCGGCCCGTCTCGCCGGCACGCGCCGCCTCGATCGTGGCGTTGAGCGCCAGCAGGTTGGTCTGGCTGGCGATCGTCTGGATCATCTCCACGACCGAACCGATCGTCTCCGCCGAATGTGCCAGGCTTTTGACGATGGCGTCGGTCTTCTGGGCCGCGGCATGGGCCTCATGCGCAATCGTCGATGCCCGCACGACCTCTGCCGCGACATGGTCGAGCGAAATCGACAATTCGTTCGTTGCAGTCGCGACATTGCTGACGTTGTCGGAGGCGCTCTCCGCCGCCCCAACGGCGCGCTCGGCCTGGGCGCTGGTTTCCCCCACCACGTTCTCGACCGATGCCGCGAGCCGCCCGACCTTGCCGGCGCTGGCGTTCACCGCGCTCACCACCTCCCGGACGGTGATCTCGAACGTCTCGATCTGTTGGCGCGTGCGGTCGCGGCTTTCCTGCTGAACGACGGCGTAGGTTTCCAGCAGCAATTCGAGATCGAGCTGCGTCGCCTTGGACAACGCCGTTCGCATCGCGATGCGCCGGTCGAGCTTGCGCCTCTGCCAAAAGCTCGACAGCCCCATCATGCTCCGGCGGTCGAGCCCGAGTTCCACGATGATGGCGTTCGAGACGATCGCGTGGCAGATCACCACGGCATAGATCGGCACGCCGCGATCGTGAAAGACGGTCGCCAGGCCGCGTGCCGACTCGGTGTAGCCCTCGCCCAGATTCCCCGACGCAAGCTTTATCCAGTGCGCGAGCCGCCGCTCATGCACGTCGGGCCTGCGCAGGGCCTGCGCGATCTCGGGCCAGGGCGCGAATTGCGCGTGCAGTTCCTCCAGCAGCTTCGGCAGCCGATCGCGCGCAAAGCCGGCCAGCGAACCGAGAAGTTCGATATCTTCGTTGAAGATCCGGAACGCCTGGAAGCGGTGCTCCTGCGCGGCGATGGAGTTGGATGTCACGACGTCACGGTGGCTGGAGAAGGCAGCGGCAGGAATTCACCGCGGGGCGCCGGCATAATGCTCATCTATGGCAAAGAATGGCTTAACGGCGGCTTCGCCGCCGTTTCTCGGCCGGAAGCCCAGCGGACGCTTGCCTGCCACGGAAGCCCGCGCCTATAAGGCCGTTCCATTCGCCTCCGGCCCGCGCCGGCGGGCGATGTTCCCATGGTTCCATCTTCTCAGAGGGCAAAGAGTCCCCATGGCCGGCCATTCACAGTTCAAGAACATCATGCACCGCAAGGGCAAGCAGGACGCGGTGCGCTCCAAGCTGTTCTCGAAACTGGCCCGCGAAATAACCGTGGCCGCCAAGATGGGCATGCCCGACATCAACATGAATCCGCGCCTGCGCATGGCCGTTCTCGCCGCCCGCGCCGAGAACATGCCGAAGGACAACATCCAGCGCGCCATCAACAAGGCGGCCGGCGGCGAAGGCGACAATTACGATGAGGTCCGCTACGAGGGCTATGGTCCCGGCGGCGCCGCCGTCATCGTCGAGGCGCTCACCGACAACCGCAACCGCACCGCCTCGGCCGTCCGCTCCTACTTCACCAAGGCGGGCGGCGCGCTCGGCGAGAGCAACTCCGTCTCCTTCATGTTCAACCGCGTCGGCGAGATCACCTATCCGCCGGAGGCCGGCGATGCCGACAAGATCATGGACGCCGCGATCGAGGCCGGCGCCGACGACGTGATCTCGGACGAGAACGGCCACACCATCCTCTGCGCCTTCGACAGCCTGAACGAGGTCTCCAAGGCCCTCGAAGCCGCGCTCGGCGCCCCGGCCTCGGCCAAGCCCGTCTGGCGGCCGACCACGACGGCCCCGCTCGACGAGGACAAGGCCGCCTCGATGATGCGGCTGATGGAAGCGCTCGACAATGACGACGACGTCCAGAACGTCTTCGCCAACTTCGAGATCGCCGACGACATCATGGCGAAGCTCAGCGCCTGATTTCAGCCTGCGTCATTCTCGGGCTTGACCCGAGAATCTCTTGCCAGACGAGGCTCCCGCACCTCCTCGTCATGAGATGCTCGGATCAAGCCCGAGCATTGTCTGTTTGTGATGGGGTATTGAGGTTTTGTTCCGCGTGAGCGGGATGTCTGGTCCGGCTGGCCGGCCGGACCAGACCCGACTCGTCGACCGTCCCGAGCCAGGGCTTTCGCCCGTCGTCATCGAGGTTGCGGGTCGCTTCCTTGTCACGCTTGGTGAGTTGCCAGGGCCTCTTCGCATGAGCCGAACGCCCGCAGACAATCACAAGCCCTTCGAGGATAGCTCCCGATGCCGGTTTGCACCACGGTCCCTGAACCCTCCCGTTTCCTCGGCTGTGATGTCGGCAAGGCCGGGATCGTCGTCTTCGACAGCCGCGGCGACACCCTCGGCAGTCTCCCTAACGAGGCTTCGGCCCTGGCAGCCTTCGCAGCCGGGCTCGGCCCGGACTGCCTCGTCGTCTGCGAGGCGACGGGCGGCTATGAGGACGCCCTGCTGGCGGCGCTCGTCTCAGCCGGCTGCCCGGCCCATCGCGCCGATGCCCGCAAGGTCAAGGCCTTCATCCGCTCCTATGGGACGCTCGGGAAGAGCGATGCGCTCGATGCCAGGGCGCTTGCCCGCTACGGCGCCGAGCGCCACGCTCGGCTGATCCGCTGGCAGGCGCCCGCCCCGGCACGCGAGCGCCTCCAGGTCCTGGTGCGGACCAGAGCCGATCTCGTCGCCCAGAGAACGGCCTGCACCAACCGGCTCAACGCTCCCGGCATCGAACCGGTCAAAGCCCCGCTCCAGGCCCTGCACGACTGCCTCAAAGCCCAGATCGCCGCCCTGGCGCAAACCATCGCCGAGACCCTGCGCACCATCGCCCGCACCGACAGAAGCGAGCAGGCCTTGCGCTCCATCCGCGGCATCGGAACGACCACCGCCGCCACCCTCATCGCACTCATGCCCGAGCTCGGACGCATCAGCCGGCGCCAGGCCGCCGCACTCGCAGGCCTGGCTCCTCATCCAAACCAGAGCGGCAGTCGAGACGCCTACCGCCCAACCAGAGGCGGCAGGGCCGAAATCAAGGCCGCCCTGTTCATGCCCGCAATGGCCGCCGCAAGGCACGACCCCGCCATGCGCGACGCCTACACACGCCTCATCGCAAACGGAAAAAAGCCAATCGTCGCTCTCACCGCAATCATGCGACGCATCATCGTCATCGCAAATGCCCGCGTCAGAGACCAAAACAAACTGAGTTGATGACGGTCCTCGACTACCGCCCGATCACCACGTCCCAGAGCGGCAGGCTGATCAGCGCGCTCAAGAAGATCACCAGATAGGCGCCGCGCCGGAAGTTCCGCTCAGAAGCGAGCCGGAAGCCGTGCGTGCCGGCCCAGAGCCCGACGCCGTAGACCGCGAAGAGCGGCACCGCCATCAGCAACGCGCCGCCGGTCAGGATGCCCTTCCACCACAGAACGGTGCCGCTGATCAGCGTCGAGACGCCGAAGAAGGTCTGCATGTTGGCCCGCGTCTTGTGCCGGTCGTTGCGCTGCGCACCGAGCCAGAACACCGCGAGCGGCATGCCGCCGATCGAGGCCATGCCGTTGAACAGCCCCGACAGCGCGCCGACACCGAGCGATAGCGGGATCGTCGGGCGCCCGTGATAGCGCCAGCCCGAGGCCATGAGGCCGACGGCGAGAAGCACCAGCAGGGCGAGGAGCCAGCGCATCGTCTCGCGGTCGAGCCAGATCAGCAGCCAGATCCCGGCCGGCAACGCCAATGTCGCCGTCAGCAGCAGCGGCAGAATCTCGCTCCACTCGGCATTCTTGGAACTGCGCGCCGCGATCGGCAGAGCGAAGGGCAGGTCGATGAACCAGATCAGCCCCAGCGCCGCCACCGGCCCGAGCACCATCGAGGCCAGCGGCATGAACACCATCGCGAAGCCGAAGCCGGTGAAGCCGCGCACCAGCCCGCCGAGCAGGGTAGCGGCCAGCAGGACGGCGATGCCGTCGGCCGTCAGGCCGGGCATGAAGGAGGCAAGGCTGAAAGGCATGGCATCGGCGCGAGAGGATAATTCTCTGGCGAACATGCCTGCCGGCCTCCGGCAAGAACAGCTTTCCTTTTTGATGGGATCGATGAGGAGAATTCATCTCCACTCAAGTTCCGCATGGGACAAGTCCGAAACACCCGCTAGTTTGGGCGTGTCATGGCACCCGCGATTCGCATCCTCGGTCTCGATCCCGGCCTCCGGAAGACCGGCTGGGGCATCGTCGTCTCCGAGGGCAGCAAGCTCTCCTTCGTCGCCTGCGGCTGCATCGAGAGCGACGGCGATCTGTCCCTCGGCGAGCGCCTGCGGCAGCTGCATGAGGGCCTGCACCAGGTCATCGTCGCGCACAGTCCGCATGAGGCCGCGGTCGAGGAGACCTTCATCAATCGCGATCCGCAATCGGCGCTGAAGCTCGGCCAGGCCCGCGGCATCGCGCTGGTCGTGCCCGCGCTCGCGGGCCTCAGCGTCGCCGAATACGCCGCCAACCTCGTCAAGAAGACCGTGGTCGGCGTCGGCCACGCCGACAAGAAGCAGGTGCAGGCGATGATCCGCGTGCTGCTGCCCAAGGCCGAGACCAGATCCGCCGACGCGGCGGACGCGCTCGCGGTCGCGATCTGCCATGCCCAGCATCGCGGCATCAAAGCGCTCGTCGCGCAGATGCGCGCGGCGGGTTGAACGTGACCGTTGGGGGACGGCAACCATGATCGGCAAGCTCAAGGGCCTGATCGATTCCTACGGCGAGGACCACGTCATCATCGACGTGCAGGGCGTCGGCTATGTCGTGCAGTGCTCGGCGCGCACGCTGCAGCGCCTGCCCAAGCCCGGCGAGGCGGCAGCGCTCTCGATCGAGACCCATGTCCGCGAGGATGCGATCCGCCTCTACGGCTTCATGTCCGATATCGAGCGCGACTGGTTCCGGCTGATGCAGGTGGTGCAGGGCGTCGGCGCCAAGGTCGCACTCGCCATCCTCTCGACGCTCGATCCAGGCAGCCTCGCCACCGCCATCGCCACCAACGACAAGGCCGCGATCGCGCGCGCGCCCGGCGTCGGCCCCAAGCTCGCCCAGCGCCTCTGCGCCGAGCTCAAGGACAAGGCACCGGCCTTCGGCCATATCGACCCCGGCATCGTCCAGCTCTCCGGCGCGCTCGAAGACAGGAAGCTGCCGCAGCCGATCGCCGACGCGGTCTCGGCGCTCGCCAATCTCGGCTATCCTCAGGCACAGGCCATCGCGGCGGTCGCGGCTGCCGCCAAGGCGGCCGGCGACGGCGCGGGCACGGCCCAGCTCATCAAGCTGGGCCTGAAGGAACTGGCGAAGTGAGCGCGCCCGAAGAGCTGGACCTGCGCATCGTCACCGACAAGCGCGAGCTCCTGCGGATCATGCTGGCGAGCTGGGGCTCGCACAGCATGATGATCGGCCTGCACGTCTACGACGTCGCCGAGATCGACGCGCTCGGCCTGTTCGAGCCTGACGGCACGACGGCCGCGCTGGCGAGCTGGACGGTCAGGGGCGACACCGCCTATCTCTGCGCGCTCCACTCGCTGAAAACCGGCGAAGGCGTGGCGATCCGCATGCTCGACGCCGTCATCTTCTCGGCGCGCAAGGCCGGCGCCAAGAGGCTCAAGGCGATGCTGACCAACGACAACATGCCAGGCATGACCTTCTATCAGCGCCGCGGCTTTCGCCTCTCGGGGCTTTATCTCGAAGCCATCGACGCCTATCGCTCGGTCGTGCCGACCATCATCAAGACGGGATACATGGACATTCCGATCCACGACGCCCTCGAACTGGAGATCGCGCTGTGAGCGAGCCGAAACGCTCCGGGCTGATGACGGCCGAACGCCGCGAGGACGACAGCGAAACCTCGCTGCGCCCGCTTTCGCTCGCCGATTTCACCGGCCAGGCCGCGGCGCGCGCGAATCTCCAGGTCTTCATCAACGCCGCCAAAAGCCGTGGCGACGCGCTCGACCATGTCCTATTCGTCGGCCCGCCTGGTCTCGGCAAGACGACGCTGGCGCAGATCGTGGCGCGCGAGCTCGGCGTCAATTTCCGCTCGACCTCCGGGCCGGTGATCGCCAAGGCCGGCGATCTCGCCGCCCAGCTCACCAATCTGGAAGAGCGCGACGTGCTCTTCATCGACGAGATCCACCGGCTCAACCCGGCGGTCGAGGAAATCCTCTATCCGGCGATGGAGGACTACCAGCTCGACCTCATCATCGGCGAAGGCCCGGCGGCGCGCTCGGTCAAGATCGACCTGCCGAAATTCACCCTCGTCGGCGCCACCACCCGCGCTGGCCTGCTGACGACGCCGCTGCGCGACCGTTTCGGCATCCCTATCCGCCTGCAGTTCTACACGGTCGAGGAATTGCAGGGCATCGTCGCCCGCGGCGCCCGCGTATTGGGCGTGCCGATGTCCGACGATGGCGCCAACGAGATCGCCAAGCGTTCCCGGGGTACACCGCGCATCGCCGGCCGGCTGCTGCGCCGCGTGCGCGACTTCGCCATCGTCGACGGCGACCCGATCGTCACCCGAAAGGTCGCCGACAAGGCGCTCTCCCTGCTCGACGTCGATGCGATCGGCCTCGACCAGATGGACCGACGCTACCTCACCACGGTCGCGATCAATTTCGGCGGCGGCCCGGTCGGGATCGAGACCATCGCCGCCTCGCTCTCCGAGCCGCGCGACGCGATCGAGGAGATCATCGAGCCCTTCCTGCTCCAGCAGGGCTTCATCCAGCGCACCCCTCGCGGACGCCTGCTGACGCCGCACGCCTTCCGCCATCTCGGCATGCCCGAGCCGTCGCGCGAGACAGCGCAGTTCGGCCTGTTCGGGGACGAAGAGAGCGAGGCATGATCGCGGCCTTCCGCCAGCTTGCGCTCGCGCTCGCTTTGACCGGGCTCACCGCCCTGCTGGCGATCGCGGCCCGCGCGGCCGAGGCAACGCCGGACCGGCCGGTGAAGGACGCCTATGCCATCACCATCAAGACGCTCGCGGCTTCCGGCGAGCCGCCCTGGCGCCCGCCGCATCGCGACAGACTCCTCAGCAAGAGCCTCGCCGCTCTCTTCGCCCGAGACGATCTCTATCAGGACGAAAGCGGCGAGATGGGTCAGATCGGCGCCGATCCCTTCATCAATGGCCAGGATGGCGAGGTGAAGAACCTGCATGTCGCCGTCACCGAGAAGCCGGCGAACGGCAAGGCACAGGTCACCGCCACCTTCCGCAGCTTCAAGCAGCCGGTCACCGTGCGGTTCCGCATGGTTGAGGAAGACGGCGGGTGGCGCATCGACGACATCGTCAACCGCTTCGAGGGCAAGGATTATTCGATCCGCGACGAGCTCTCGAAGCCCTATGACTGCGGCTCCTTCATGAACAAGCCCTGCAAGCGCTGAGCGCTCGCAGGGCCTGAGGCAGCCGCGCCCCCGGAACGCGCCGATGGATCAGCCGCTACGGCGAGCCATCTTCGCGCGCATCATCGCGGGACGGGCGCCAGCATCCTTGAGGGCGCCCGACTTGACGGCCTTCGGATTCTCGACCGGCTGCATGCCCTTGCCGGCGGTCCGGCTCCTTGGCCGTTCCACGGCATTCTGACGCTGCTTCAGCGCCAGTGCCTTGCGCGCGAGGCTGCGCTGGCTGGGCGCCCTTTCCTTCTCGGCGCGGCGCGTGCGCTCGGCGCCGACGCGCTTCAAGGCTGCCGTCAGCGCGTCGGCCTTGGCCTTGGTGCCGCTGTTGTCGCTGGCCGGCTTCGCACCTTTGGGCTCGGCCTTGCCGCGCATCTCGCGCTTCTGGCGACGCGCGCCGTCGCGCGCCTTGTCGCGGCGCTCGCGCAACTGGGTGGCGAGCTCGCGCAGGTCGTCCGCCGGCAGCGAGCCGATCGCGCCGCGCTGGGTGCGGGCGACGAGGTCGAGCTCGGTCTTGTCGAGCAGCCGCGCCGTCGCCTTTGTCGATTGGGCCATCATGTCCTCCCTTGCAGTTGGCTACGCAACGGCCAACGCCCGTCTTCACGGCTGGGTTCCGGGTGCGATCGTCGCAGCCTCCCGTCCGGCCAGGCCGTTCCGCTGGCGCGCGCGATGGTCTATGCCGTGGCCGACCGATGGATAACGGCCGGAGCGAGATGAGCAGGACCCACCGCATCGACATTCGTGTCTACTACGAGGACACGGATTTTTCCGGCGTCGTCTACCACGCCTCCTATCTGCGCTTCATGGAG
Above is a genomic segment from Bosea sp. NBC_00550 containing:
- the ruvA gene encoding Holliday junction branch migration protein RuvA → MIGKLKGLIDSYGEDHVIIDVQGVGYVVQCSARTLQRLPKPGEAAALSIETHVREDAIRLYGFMSDIERDWFRLMQVVQGVGAKVALAILSTLDPGSLATAIATNDKAAIARAPGVGPKLAQRLCAELKDKAPAFGHIDPGIVQLSGALEDRKLPQPIADAVSALANLGYPQAQAIAAVAAAAKAAGDGAGTAQLIKLGLKELAK
- a CDS encoding IS110 family transposase yields the protein MPVCTTVPEPSRFLGCDVGKAGIVVFDSRGDTLGSLPNEASALAAFAAGLGPDCLVVCEATGGYEDALLAALVSAGCPAHRADARKVKAFIRSYGTLGKSDALDARALARYGAERHARLIRWQAPAPARERLQVLVRTRADLVAQRTACTNRLNAPGIEPVKAPLQALHDCLKAQIAALAQTIAETLRTIARTDRSEQALRSIRGIGTTTAATLIALMPELGRISRRQAAALAGLAPHPNQSGSRDAYRPTRGGRAEIKAALFMPAMAAARHDPAMRDAYTRLIANGKKPIVALTAIMRRIIVIANARVRDQNKLS
- a CDS encoding YebC/PmpR family DNA-binding transcriptional regulator translates to MAGHSQFKNIMHRKGKQDAVRSKLFSKLAREITVAAKMGMPDINMNPRLRMAVLAARAENMPKDNIQRAINKAAGGEGDNYDEVRYEGYGPGGAAVIVEALTDNRNRTASAVRSYFTKAGGALGESNSVSFMFNRVGEITYPPEAGDADKIMDAAIEAGADDVISDENGHTILCAFDSLNEVSKALEAALGAPASAKPVWRPTTTAPLDEDKAASMMRLMEALDNDDDVQNVFANFEIADDIMAKLSA
- the ruvB gene encoding Holliday junction branch migration DNA helicase RuvB yields the protein MTAERREDDSETSLRPLSLADFTGQAAARANLQVFINAAKSRGDALDHVLFVGPPGLGKTTLAQIVARELGVNFRSTSGPVIAKAGDLAAQLTNLEERDVLFIDEIHRLNPAVEEILYPAMEDYQLDLIIGEGPAARSVKIDLPKFTLVGATTRAGLLTTPLRDRFGIPIRLQFYTVEELQGIVARGARVLGVPMSDDGANEIAKRSRGTPRIAGRLLRRVRDFAIVDGDPIVTRKVADKALSLLDVDAIGLDQMDRRYLTTVAINFGGGPVGIETIAASLSEPRDAIEEIIEPFLLQQGFIQRTPRGRLLTPHAFRHLGMPEPSRETAQFGLFGDEESEA
- a CDS encoding sulfite exporter TauE/SafE family protein produces the protein MPFSLASFMPGLTADGIAVLLAATLLGGLVRGFTGFGFAMVFMPLASMVLGPVAALGLIWFIDLPFALPIAARSSKNAEWSEILPLLLTATLALPAGIWLLIWLDRETMRWLLALLVLLAVGLMASGWRYHGRPTIPLSLGVGALSGLFNGMASIGGMPLAVFWLGAQRNDRHKTRANMQTFFGVSTLISGTVLWWKGILTGGALLMAVPLFAVYGVGLWAGTHGFRLASERNFRRGAYLVIFLSALISLPLWDVVIGR
- a CDS encoding globin-coupled sensor protein encodes the protein MTSNSIAAQEHRFQAFRIFNEDIELLGSLAGFARDRLPKLLEELHAQFAPWPEIAQALRRPDVHERRLAHWIKLASGNLGEGYTESARGLATVFHDRGVPIYAVVICHAIVSNAIIVELGLDRRSMMGLSSFWQRRKLDRRIAMRTALSKATQLDLELLLETYAVVQQESRDRTRQQIETFEITVREVVSAVNASAGKVGRLAASVENVVGETSAQAERAVGAAESASDNVSNVATATNELSISLDHVAAEVVRASTIAHEAHAAAQKTDAIVKSLAHSAETIGSVVEMIQTIASQTNLLALNATIEAARAGETGRGFAVVATEVKQLSARTAKATDEIAAQVPAMQAATREAVAAIESIVAFASQVNGIAGAVAASIDEQRAATQEIARSADQAAMGTQENAETIVQLSDSAQQAGKAVHDVLDVAGTLSRQAESLNHAFDDLIRQNRAV
- the ruvC gene encoding crossover junction endodeoxyribonuclease RuvC, translating into MAPAIRILGLDPGLRKTGWGIVVSEGSKLSFVACGCIESDGDLSLGERLRQLHEGLHQVIVAHSPHEAAVEETFINRDPQSALKLGQARGIALVVPALAGLSVAEYAANLVKKTVVGVGHADKKQVQAMIRVLLPKAETRSADAADALAVAICHAQHRGIKALVAQMRAAG
- a CDS encoding GNAT family N-acetyltransferase, whose translation is MSAPEELDLRIVTDKRELLRIMLASWGSHSMMIGLHVYDVAEIDALGLFEPDGTTAALASWTVRGDTAYLCALHSLKTGEGVAIRMLDAVIFSARKAGAKRLKAMLTNDNMPGMTFYQRRGFRLSGLYLEAIDAYRSVVPTIIKTGYMDIPIHDALELEIAL
- a CDS encoding YbjP/YqhG family protein is translated as MIAAFRQLALALALTGLTALLAIAARAAEATPDRPVKDAYAITIKTLAASGEPPWRPPHRDRLLSKSLAALFARDDLYQDESGEMGQIGADPFINGQDGEVKNLHVAVTEKPANGKAQVTATFRSFKQPVTVRFRMVEEDGGWRIDDIVNRFEGKDYSIRDELSKPYDCGSFMNKPCKR